In a single window of the Ignavibacteria bacterium genome:
- a CDS encoding phosphofructokinase: protein MRIGILTGGGDVPGLNPCIKSAVMRATEEGHEMLGIRLGWGGLLHFNPDDIPSQQQYILPLTRVNTRTIDRTGGTYLHTSRTNPCKVKTKELPEFLRAQFAVAENIASVDCTKHILSVVQYLRLDGLIAIGGDDTLSYAVRLHKEGVPIMCIPKTMDNDVFGTDYCIGFSTAVTRSVDFIHALRTPTGSHERIAIVELFGRYSGETSLIAAYLAGVDRAIISEVDFDIQRLVEMLVDDRNNNPSKYAIMTISEGAKPIGGEMIMSGEADAYGHKKLGGIGDWVSKEVESRSNVRTVYQQLAYLMRSGAPDALDLMVATSYGYLAADLLLKKESGRMIVLRDGKYTTVSANIITEGRKRVDVNELYDVRQYRAKVAHLLGKPMFLY from the coding sequence ATGCGAATAGGAATTCTCACTGGCGGAGGAGATGTTCCGGGATTAAATCCCTGTATTAAATCTGCTGTTATGCGTGCAACAGAAGAAGGACATGAAATGCTTGGTATTCGTTTGGGATGGGGGGGATTGTTGCATTTCAATCCCGATGATATACCGTCACAGCAACAATATATTCTTCCTCTCACGCGGGTGAATACACGGACGATTGACCGCACGGGAGGAACGTATCTTCATACGTCGCGCACGAATCCGTGTAAAGTAAAAACGAAAGAACTTCCGGAATTTTTGCGCGCGCAATTTGCTGTTGCGGAAAACATTGCTTCGGTTGATTGCACGAAACACATTCTTTCCGTGGTGCAGTATTTACGGCTTGATGGATTGATTGCTATAGGAGGAGATGATACGTTAAGTTATGCAGTGCGTTTGCATAAGGAGGGTGTGCCGATTATGTGTATTCCGAAAACGATGGACAATGATGTCTTTGGAACAGATTACTGCATTGGGTTTTCAACAGCAGTAACGCGCAGCGTGGATTTTATTCATGCGCTTCGTACACCAACGGGTTCGCACGAGAGAATTGCTATCGTTGAACTCTTTGGAAGATATTCGGGAGAAACATCGTTGATTGCGGCATATCTTGCCGGAGTTGACCGCGCAATTATTTCAGAAGTGGATTTTGATATTCAGCGATTAGTCGAGATGCTTGTTGATGACAGAAATAATAATCCGAGTAAGTATGCGATTATGACAATTTCCGAAGGGGCAAAACCGATAGGAGGAGAAATGATTATGAGTGGAGAAGCCGATGCGTACGGACATAAAAAACTTGGCGGCATCGGCGATTGGGTAAGTAAGGAAGTGGAATCGCGTTCGAATGTGCGCACCGTGTATCAGCAACTTGCATACTTGATGCGTAGCGGCGCTCCCGATGCGTTAGATTTGATGGTGGCAACTAGTTACGGGTATCTTGCCGCGGATTTGTTATTGAAGAAAGAAAGTGGACGAATGATTGTATTGCGCGACGGGAAATACACAACAGTTTCTGCAAATATCATTACCGAAGGAAGAAAGCGTGTGGATGTGAACGAGTTGTACGATGTTCGCCAGTATCGTGCGAAAGTTGCACATCTGCTTGGGAAACCAATGTTCTTGTATTAA
- a CDS encoding PorV/PorQ family protein: MKHKIESLCIFSHVFIFTMQSSFHIRLRARKFFPFLIQLFFLSAILPANENPTFRFLRNDVGARAAALGGGLLTTADEINAMFYNPATLATLSHSRASFGYNSLLLDVSEGHASYGLDIPEFGYLGAGILFTNYGSFTRTNNSGTQLDEFSALDIAFISGIATKLEHQLPFGGNFFVGGNVKIISSSIADYSSSAFAIDAGLLYQFSNKRTAMAFSILNVGTQLSSFINTREPLPLDVKFAFTHRPERLPVNLHLTFFRLNHEGNISDKLRAFSVGGEFKIGPYLRARLGYNNLKRQELKLSSGVGLAGFSLGTGIVYENFTFDFGTLMYGVMGSQSYFTLGIQL; this comes from the coding sequence ATGAAGCATAAAATAGAAAGTCTTTGTATCTTTTCCCACGTTTTTATTTTCACTATGCAATCAAGTTTTCACATACGTTTAAGAGCGAGAAAATTTTTTCCTTTCCTCATTCAACTTTTTTTTCTTTCCGCAATTCTGCCGGCAAACGAAAACCCAACGTTTCGTTTTTTGAGAAATGATGTTGGTGCGCGCGCTGCTGCATTAGGCGGAGGATTGCTTACTACTGCTGATGAAATCAATGCAATGTTTTATAACCCCGCAACACTTGCTACCCTTTCACATTCCCGAGCGTCGTTTGGTTATAACTCTCTTTTGCTCGATGTATCGGAAGGACACGCAAGTTACGGTTTAGACATTCCTGAATTTGGTTATTTGGGCGCAGGTATTCTTTTTACCAATTACGGTTCGTTCACACGAACAAACAATTCTGGAACACAACTTGACGAATTTTCTGCACTGGATATTGCTTTTATTTCCGGAATTGCAACTAAATTGGAACATCAACTTCCGTTCGGTGGAAATTTTTTCGTCGGAGGAAATGTAAAAATTATTTCGTCTTCCATTGCAGATTACTCTTCTTCGGCATTTGCCATTGATGCAGGATTGCTCTATCAGTTTTCTAACAAACGAACTGCGATGGCATTCAGCATCTTAAACGTTGGAACACAACTTTCGAGTTTTATCAACACACGCGAACCACTTCCGCTCGATGTAAAATTTGCTTTCACACATCGCCCGGAACGACTTCCCGTCAATTTACATCTTACGTTTTTTCGTTTAAATCATGAAGGAAATATTTCCGACAAACTTCGTGCATTCAGTGTTGGAGGAGAGTTTAAAATCGGTCCCTATTTGCGCGCGCGTTTAGGATACAATAATTTGAAAAGACAAGAATTGAAACTTTCCAGCGGTGTGGGGCTTGCAGGATTTTCTCTTGGCACAGGAATAGTGTACGAAAATTTTACATTCGATTTCGGAACGTTAATGTATGGAGTTATGGGCTCACAATCATATTTCACTCTTGGAATTCAATTGTAA
- a CDS encoding TonB-dependent receptor, with amino-acid sequence MNLISKFILFIFVSISFQQLYSQQQELDTSSQKTNYLLKEVIITPTRRATEDAFVPRNTSVISKEQLFEKTASTTPDALHELPGVTIQKTNLGGGSPYIRGLTGKQVLILIDGVRFNNSTFRFGPNQYLNTIDPFIINRIEVVRGPGSVQYGSDALGGVINIITRPQFFSPEQFSVKLFEQVSSAVKGSASHFDVSGKYNKMILQVGGSIKNYGDVRAGSGASILGAVDKNGVQPFTGYKEYNFNASALYSFSDEHSLRSSYFFTKQTDVPRSDKLIASLRNTKPDSIHHFHPQQSQIAMLDYNGKNISFFSEIGVSLSSIQQIEGRTIRKWHDTKTRTEADSVRTLGINAYGFIPWGVNTFSAGFELYGDKIFSSRFDKKDNGTIEKKNGKYPNDSRYSSLGIFVQDEISVSENFLLNLGTRYSRNTVKVDYQELKFDIINSPLIFDNVHKSYSDVTWSAEGLYKVHTDVNLFATVSRGFRSPNIDDIAANGEWAGGTDIPNPSLNPEKVIQYETGMKYVNEHISATVSYFVGKYNDLIQRVKYEKDVHNVQLYRFENFTRATISGLEISAKWKMNLNNSSMITTSGNYSFANGKNDDTDEYLSKIPASNMLLSFRFDNFERAMFAEMFAQFSSAQTKLSSADKSDPRIPPDGTPAWNTLNLRSGVALFEHFNLNAGLYNIFDKRYRVHGSGLDAYGRNVVLGIGITI; translated from the coding sequence ATGAACCTGATTAGCAAATTCATACTTTTTATTTTTGTAAGTATTTCGTTTCAGCAACTTTATTCGCAACAGCAGGAACTTGATACTTCTTCACAAAAAACAAATTATCTACTCAAAGAAGTAATTATTACTCCAACTCGTCGCGCAACGGAAGATGCTTTTGTCCCAAGAAATACTTCTGTGATATCAAAAGAACAATTGTTCGAAAAAACCGCGTCAACAACTCCCGACGCATTGCACGAACTTCCCGGGGTAACAATTCAAAAAACAAACTTAGGCGGAGGTTCTCCATACATTCGTGGTTTAACGGGAAAACAAGTATTGATACTCATTGATGGAGTTCGATTCAATAATTCAACGTTTCGATTTGGTCCGAATCAATATCTCAATACCATTGATCCATTTATTATCAATCGCATAGAAGTTGTGCGCGGTCCAGGTTCTGTGCAATATGGCTCCGATGCATTGGGAGGTGTAATAAATATCATCACGCGTCCACAATTTTTTTCTCCCGAACAATTTTCCGTCAAACTTTTTGAGCAAGTTTCTTCTGCCGTCAAAGGAAGCGCGTCGCATTTTGATGTGAGTGGAAAATACAATAAGATGATTCTTCAAGTTGGAGGAAGTATCAAGAATTACGGTGATGTTCGCGCAGGAAGTGGTGCAAGTATTCTTGGGGCAGTTGATAAAAACGGCGTTCAACCGTTTACCGGATACAAAGAATATAATTTCAACGCGTCGGCGTTGTATTCTTTTTCCGATGAACACTCGCTTCGAAGCAGTTATTTTTTTACAAAACAAACCGATGTTCCACGCAGTGATAAACTCATTGCGTCGTTGCGCAATACGAAACCGGATTCAATTCATCATTTTCATCCGCAGCAATCGCAAATTGCGATGCTTGATTACAACGGAAAAAATATTTCGTTCTTTTCTGAAATCGGAGTTTCGCTTTCTTCCATTCAGCAAATTGAAGGAAGAACAATTCGCAAATGGCACGATACAAAAACACGCACAGAAGCCGATTCTGTGCGAACGCTTGGAATAAATGCGTATGGATTTATTCCGTGGGGAGTCAACACGTTTTCAGCGGGTTTCGAATTGTACGGTGATAAAATATTTTCTTCTCGATTCGATAAAAAAGATAATGGAACGATAGAGAAGAAAAACGGAAAGTATCCGAATGATTCGCGGTATTCGTCGTTGGGAATATTTGTTCAAGATGAAATCAGCGTTTCGGAAAATTTTCTTCTCAATCTCGGTACACGGTATTCGCGCAATACAGTCAAGGTGGATTATCAAGAACTAAAATTTGATATTATCAATTCGCCGTTGATTTTTGACAATGTACATAAATCCTATTCCGATGTTACGTGGAGCGCTGAAGGATTATACAAAGTGCATACTGATGTGAATCTGTTCGCAACTGTTTCCCGCGGATTTCGTTCTCCGAATATTGATGACATTGCGGCAAACGGCGAATGGGCGGGCGGAACCGATATTCCAAATCCGTCATTGAATCCCGAAAAAGTTATTCAGTACGAAACGGGAATGAAATACGTTAATGAACATATTTCCGCAACAGTTTCATACTTCGTCGGAAAGTACAATGATTTGATACAGCGAGTGAAGTATGAAAAAGATGTCCATAATGTTCAACTCTATCGTTTTGAAAATTTTACCCGCGCAACAATCAGCGGTTTGGAAATTTCTGCAAAATGGAAAATGAATTTGAATAATTCTTCTATGATAACAACAAGCGGAAATTATTCTTTTGCAAACGGTAAAAATGATGATACCGATGAATATCTTTCAAAAATCCCTGCATCAAATATGTTATTGAGTTTTCGATTTGATAATTTCGAGAGAGCCATGTTTGCGGAAATGTTTGCGCAATTTTCATCGGCACAGACGAAATTATCTTCCGCAGATAAAAGCGACCCGCGCATTCCGCCGGACGGAACGCCTGCTTGGAATACTTTGAATCTTCGCAGCGGTGTTGCGTTGTTTGAGCATTTCAATCTCAACGCAGGACTCTATAATATTTTTGACAAACGATATCGTGTTCACGGTTCAGGTCTTGATGCGTACGGAAGAAACGTTGTTCTTGGAATTGGTATAACCATTTAA
- a CDS encoding XTP/dITP diphosphatase, whose amino-acid sequence MKQILLATNNKHKVEEIKSILSDLQIEVLSLKDIGIEIEVDEDGTTLEENALKKAKEVFRATNIPSLADDTGLEVIELNREPGVYSARYSGENATYQSNCEKLLFNLKNIPDEKRAAQFRCVVTFVAPNVETTVEGICSGKILSEMRGENGFGYDSIFLSDGLTKTFAELSLEEKNSISHRGKALHKMKEVLKKYFQTK is encoded by the coding sequence ATGAAACAAATCTTACTCGCTACAAACAACAAACACAAAGTCGAAGAAATAAAATCTATTCTCTCTGATTTGCAAATTGAAGTATTGAGTTTGAAAGATATTGGTATCGAAATCGAAGTTGATGAAGACGGAACAACGTTGGAAGAAAACGCGCTGAAAAAAGCAAAAGAAGTTTTTCGTGCAACAAATATTCCATCGCTTGCAGATGATACGGGATTAGAAGTGATTGAGTTGAATCGTGAACCGGGAGTGTACTCTGCAAGATATTCGGGAGAGAATGCAACATATCAAAGTAACTGTGAAAAACTCCTTTTCAATTTGAAAAATATTCCTGATGAAAAAAGAGCAGCGCAGTTTCGATGTGTTGTTACATTCGTAGCGCCCAATGTTGAAACAACAGTTGAAGGAATTTGTTCGGGAAAAATTCTTTCGGAAATGCGAGGAGAAAACGGTTTTGGTTACGACTCAATTTTTCTTTCCGATGGATTGACGAAAACATTTGCTGAACTTTCTTTGGAAGAAAAGAATAGTATTTCTCATCGCGGCAAAGCGCTGCACAAAATGAAAGAGGTTTTGAAAAAATATTTTCAAACAAAATAA
- a CDS encoding DNA-3-methyladenine glycosylase has product MKKKSFDIQKLPRSFYLQPTITVAKKLLGKLFVRKYDNEFLIGKIVEVEAYRFNDKASHSYRGKTKRNEVMFASGGTLYVYFTYGMHFCANVVTEQEGKGCAVLLRGMEPLEGIATMKKNRSHYIEKKSVSQLTNGPAKICQSFLLGRNENGADLLADEIFIAENNKEGNSFQIESSARIGIREGYGEKKKWRFFLKNNPFVSVQ; this is encoded by the coding sequence ATGAAAAAAAAATCTTTCGACATACAAAAACTGCCGCGCTCGTTTTATTTGCAACCGACAATAACCGTCGCAAAAAAACTTCTCGGAAAACTTTTTGTTCGAAAATACGATAATGAATTTCTAATCGGAAAAATCGTTGAAGTCGAAGCGTATCGTTTCAACGATAAAGCAAGTCATTCGTATCGCGGGAAAACAAAACGCAATGAAGTGATGTTTGCATCAGGCGGAACATTGTACGTGTATTTTACCTACGGGATGCACTTTTGCGCGAATGTTGTAACAGAACAGGAAGGAAAAGGTTGCGCAGTTCTCTTACGAGGAATGGAACCTCTTGAAGGAATTGCAACAATGAAAAAGAATAGAAGCCATTATATAGAGAAAAAATCGGTTTCACAACTGACCAACGGACCTGCAAAAATTTGTCAGTCGTTTTTATTGGGAAGAAATGAAAACGGAGCAGATTTACTTGCCGATGAAATATTTATTGCAGAGAATAATAAAGAAGGAAATTCCTTTCAAATAGAATCCTCCGCGAGAATAGGAATTCGGGAAGGTTATGGAGAGAAAAAGAAATGGAGATTTTTTCTAAAAAATAATCCATTTGTGTCAGTACAGTGA
- a CDS encoding response regulator: protein MSLKKRLLIVDDEEALRNILYQELTAEGYEVDSLNEGSKVVDTLKSIQYDLLLLDISMPHMSGFEVLEKMKESHVKIKTVMLSGFDDLKNAILATRLGAVGFISKPFRFYDVLTEVEKALTK from the coding sequence ATGTCTCTAAAAAAACGACTACTAATTGTAGACGACGAAGAAGCGCTCCGCAATATTTTGTATCAGGAATTAACTGCGGAGGGTTATGAAGTTGATTCTTTAAATGAAGGTTCAAAAGTTGTTGACACTTTAAAATCAATACAATACGATTTGCTGTTACTCGATATCAGTATGCCGCATATGAGTGGTTTTGAAGTTCTAGAAAAAATGAAAGAATCGCACGTGAAAATCAAAACAGTGATGCTATCCGGTTTCGACGACTTGAAAAATGCCATTCTGGCAACACGATTAGGCGCAGTTGGTTTTATCAGTAAACCGTTTCGCTTTTATGACGTTCTTACGGAAGTAGAAAAAGCATTGACCAAATAA
- a CDS encoding Hsp20/alpha crystallin family protein: MTLTHWTPVRTIARINPFNNIFEAEHRMNNLLNSFFANATADDTGVACSYSPTADIAELDDKYEVAIELPGMKKDEIKITLENNTLTISGEKKFLNEKKKDSYHRIERGYGRFERSFTLPTSVKTDSIEANYKDGVLLLSIPKAEEAKPKVIDVKVS, translated from the coding sequence ATGACACTCACACATTGGACTCCTGTCCGAACCATTGCTCGCATCAATCCCTTCAACAATATCTTTGAAGCGGAACATCGGATGAACAATTTGCTCAATTCGTTTTTCGCCAACGCAACTGCCGATGATACAGGAGTTGCTTGCAGTTATAGCCCAACTGCAGATATCGCAGAACTAGATGACAAATACGAAGTTGCCATCGAACTTCCGGGGATGAAGAAAGACGAAATAAAAATTACGTTGGAAAATAACACGCTTACGATAAGCGGTGAGAAGAAATTCTTAAACGAAAAAAAGAAGGATTCGTACCATCGTATCGAACGCGGATACGGACGTTTTGAGCGTTCGTTCACGCTTCCAACTTCCGTGAAAACGGATTCCATTGAAGCAAATTACAAAGACGGTGTGCTTTTGCTTTCCATTCCCAAAGCGGAAGAAGCAAAACCGAAAGTGATTGATGTAAAAGTCAGTTAA
- the radA gene encoding DNA repair protein RadA → MPKTITKYTCQNCGYVSPRWSGKCPNCNEWNTFVEEITSTAQKKSSHHLKESANIVPLDKVDVEETERIKTNIEEFDRVLGGGIVPGSVVLVGGDPGIGKSTLMMQFAGALNEKVVLYITGEESLKQVRLRSERLGISSMKNILLLAETNMEIVTALLNEHVPDVAIVDSIQTMYYSQMESPAGSVGQVRESTAAFTKFAKEKNIPVFLVGHVTKEGMLAGPKVIEHIVDTVLQFEGDNHYSYRILRAIKNRFGSTNEIGIFEMRDVGLREVKNPSEVFLSERKFGNAGSAVVATIEGTRPILVEVQALVTDTSYNIPQRNATGFDLRRLAMLLAVLEKRARIQLGKSDVFVNVAGGIRIDEPASDLGIASSIVSSFRNRAIDAQSVAIGEVGLGGEIRTVSQIERRVQEAIKLGFKKIIVPKNNLKEIRKNGEVEIVGVEGVEQAISQLIE, encoded by the coding sequence ATGCCTAAAACCATTACCAAATACACGTGCCAAAACTGCGGTTACGTTTCTCCGCGATGGAGCGGGAAATGTCCAAACTGCAACGAGTGGAATACGTTTGTGGAAGAAATCACTTCGACTGCGCAAAAGAAATCTTCGCATCATTTGAAAGAATCGGCGAACATTGTTCCGCTGGATAAAGTTGATGTTGAAGAAACCGAGCGCATCAAAACCAACATCGAAGAGTTTGACAGAGTGCTCGGTGGAGGAATTGTTCCGGGTTCAGTTGTGCTTGTTGGCGGCGACCCGGGCATTGGAAAATCAACATTGATGATGCAATTTGCCGGAGCGTTGAACGAGAAAGTTGTTCTCTACATTACCGGCGAAGAATCGTTGAAACAAGTTCGCTTGCGTTCGGAACGTTTGGGAATTTCTTCGATGAAAAACATTTTGCTTCTCGCCGAAACGAATATGGAAATTGTTACGGCATTGTTGAATGAACACGTTCCCGATGTTGCAATTGTGGATTCAATTCAAACAATGTATTACTCGCAAATGGAATCGCCTGCGGGAAGTGTTGGACAAGTGCGCGAATCCACTGCGGCGTTCACAAAGTTTGCGAAAGAAAAAAACATTCCCGTATTTCTTGTCGGCCACGTTACGAAAGAAGGAATGTTAGCGGGACCAAAAGTGATAGAACACATTGTTGATACCGTGTTGCAATTTGAAGGCGATAATCATTATTCATACAGAATATTGCGCGCGATAAAAAATCGTTTTGGCTCCACGAATGAAATAGGAATTTTTGAAATGCGCGATGTCGGGTTACGCGAGGTAAAAAATCCGAGTGAGGTGTTTCTATCTGAACGGAAATTTGGAAATGCCGGTTCAGCAGTTGTTGCAACAATCGAAGGAACGCGACCGATTCTTGTCGAAGTTCAAGCATTGGTTACCGATACGAGTTACAACATTCCGCAACGCAACGCAACTGGATTTGATTTGCGGCGATTGGCGATGTTGCTTGCGGTGTTGGAAAAACGTGCGCGTATTCAACTCGGAAAATCCGATGTGTTTGTGAATGTTGCTGGTGGAATTCGTATTGATGAGCCGGCAAGCGATTTAGGTATTGCTTCTTCTATCGTTTCAAGTTTTCGTAATCGAGCAATTGATGCGCAGAGTGTTGCAATCGGTGAAGTTGGTTTAGGTGGAGAGATACGAACGGTAAGCCAAATCGAACGAAGAGTGCAGGAAGCAATTAAACTTGGCTTCAAAAAAATAATTGTTCCGAAAAATAATTTGAAAGAAATTCGGAAGAATGGTGAAGTAGAGATTGTTGGTGTTGAAGGAGTTGAGCAAGCGATTTCTCAATTGATTGAGTGA
- a CDS encoding acetaldehyde dehydrogenase (acetylating) has product MDNDLYTIQAVREFVQKAKDAQLQFREYSQEKVDRIVKAMVDAGFDAAEYLGKLAHEETGFGKVEDKKKKNEFATRHVWDSIKDLKTVGVIRQDKQNNVIEIAEPMGVVCALIPSTNPTSTVMFKSIISVKGRNAIVASPHPRAINCTWNAMKIIREAAESAGAPQNLLSCLTAPTMDATNELMKHKLVSIILATGSNSMVRAAYSSGKPAYGVGSGNVPAFIERSANIKKAVADIISGKLFDYGVLCSTESGLICDRHVKSEVIEEMNKHGAYFCSREDKEKLARTMFDTRGSINANMVGKSAAFIAQNAGIKIPETTSVLVAEVESVGKQEPLSREKLSPVLSFMTADDWREGCHRCIEMLEFGGIGHTMVIHSSNEDIIMKFAMEKPAFRILVNTQSALGAVGFTTGLKPSMTLGPGTIGGSIISDNVSAIHMINVKRLAYETNPINPIENNSSPKIEIKEVSISTPIKEIPLKETVRHVEQLPQTTSSGSWLDIIDERIRLKAGNVPVLLKQEVHPSQQTQQFSPSDKKLGMGISIEEVNTIIQKFST; this is encoded by the coding sequence ATGGATAACGATTTATACACAATTCAAGCAGTTCGCGAATTTGTGCAGAAAGCAAAAGATGCACAATTGCAATTTCGTGAATATTCTCAGGAAAAAGTGGACCGAATTGTCAAAGCGATGGTAGATGCAGGTTTTGATGCCGCAGAATATTTGGGAAAATTAGCGCACGAAGAAACCGGTTTTGGTAAAGTAGAAGACAAAAAAAAGAAGAACGAATTTGCAACACGACACGTGTGGGATTCTATCAAAGATTTGAAAACAGTTGGAGTTATTCGCCAAGACAAACAAAATAACGTTATAGAAATTGCCGAACCAATGGGAGTTGTATGCGCGCTTATTCCTTCGACAAATCCTACGTCAACGGTAATGTTCAAATCCATTATTTCCGTGAAAGGAAGAAACGCAATTGTTGCAAGTCCGCATCCGCGCGCAATAAACTGCACGTGGAATGCAATGAAAATAATCCGCGAAGCCGCTGAGTCTGCTGGTGCGCCGCAAAATCTACTCTCGTGTTTAACAGCGCCAACAATGGATGCGACCAATGAATTGATGAAGCACAAACTTGTTTCCATCATCCTTGCAACGGGAAGTAATTCGATGGTACGTGCGGCGTATAGTTCGGGAAAACCTGCGTACGGTGTTGGTTCCGGAAACGTTCCGGCATTTATTGAACGTAGCGCAAATATAAAAAAAGCAGTGGCGGATATTATCAGTGGAAAACTTTTTGATTACGGCGTACTTTGTTCAACGGAAAGCGGATTGATTTGTGATAGACACGTAAAGAGCGAAGTAATAGAAGAAATGAATAAACACGGTGCATATTTTTGTTCTCGTGAAGATAAAGAAAAACTTGCGCGAACGATGTTTGATACACGTGGCTCAATCAATGCGAATATGGTGGGAAAATCTGCTGCATTCATTGCGCAAAATGCAGGAATAAAAATTCCCGAAACAACTTCTGTGCTCGTTGCGGAAGTTGAATCAGTTGGAAAACAAGAACCGCTTTCACGCGAAAAACTTTCTCCCGTGCTTTCATTTATGACCGCTGACGATTGGCGCGAAGGTTGCCATCGTTGCATTGAAATGCTTGAGTTTGGCGGAATTGGGCATACAATGGTGATTCATTCGTCGAATGAAGATATTATTATGAAATTTGCGATGGAAAAACCTGCATTTCGAATTCTCGTCAATACACAATCTGCGCTTGGCGCTGTTGGTTTTACAACAGGATTAAAACCTTCGATGACGTTAGGGCCCGGAACAATTGGCGGTTCAATTATTTCGGATAATGTTTCTGCGATTCATATGATAAATGTGAAACGACTTGCATACGAAACAAATCCTATCAATCCAATAGAGAATAATTCTTCGCCAAAAATCGAAATCAAAGAAGTTTCAATTTCAACTCCTATAAAAGAAATTCCATTGAAAGAAACTGTTCGACACGTTGAACAACTTCCACAAACAACATCAAGCGGTTCGTGGCTCGATATTATTGATGAGCGTATTCGTTTGAAAGCAGGCAATGTTCCTGTACTATTAAAACAAGAAGTACATCCTTCGCAACAAACGCAACAATTTTCTCCTTCCGACAAAAAACTCGGAATGGGAATTTCCATTGAGGAAGTCAATACAATAATTCAGAAATTTTCAACGTAA
- a CDS encoding response regulator has protein sequence MKRKYKILVVDDTEINVELLTDILKEFRYDVLSANDGMEALAVVQTHKPDLILLDISMPRMDGYETCVQLKSKTETEWIPIIIVTALQDLPSKIKAIESGADDFIAKPFNKIDLKARVKSLLRIVDLRESILERNREIQLLSAMRNEVTHTLVHSLQTQLAGTMAITEKMLKQTDTLSEEVQTMLKEVQKNIHAGNQTLRALFLLEKQEQKVILKKEEMSLRDMLRNSVKNFRTILTTNEKIEEQIPPALPSVTADKELLQRVISSLLVNAWKHAKPLLREIKVSAILDLKGGVQVTISDNGEGLPVDEKENVFEKQEHIGGARLRHETGGELSFCKKLVELHGGRMCVDSSYGKGAAITFFLPLK, from the coding sequence ATGAAACGAAAATATAAAATCCTCGTTGTTGACGACACGGAAATTAACGTCGAATTATTGACGGATATTCTCAAAGAATTCCGATACGATGTCCTTTCAGCAAACGACGGAATGGAAGCGCTTGCCGTAGTGCAAACGCACAAACCGGATTTGATTCTCCTTGATATTTCGATGCCAAGAATGGACGGTTATGAAACGTGCGTGCAACTAAAAAGCAAAACCGAAACAGAGTGGATTCCTATCATTATCGTAACCGCGCTTCAGGATTTGCCTTCTAAAATAAAAGCGATTGAATCCGGCGCAGATGATTTTATTGCAAAACCATTCAATAAAATAGATTTAAAAGCGCGAGTGAAATCATTACTTCGCATTGTAGATTTGCGCGAAAGTATTCTCGAAAGAAATCGCGAGATTCAATTGTTGAGCGCAATGCGAAACGAAGTAACGCATACCCTTGTCCATTCATTGCAAACGCAATTGGCGGGGACGATGGCGATAACGGAAAAAATGTTGAAACAAACCGATACGCTTTCCGAGGAAGTACAAACGATGTTGAAGGAGGTTCAAAAAAATATACATGCGGGGAATCAAACATTGCGTGCGCTCTTTTTGTTAGAAAAACAGGAACAAAAAGTTATTTTGAAAAAAGAAGAAATGTCGTTGCGCGATATGTTGCGAAATTCAGTAAAGAATTTTCGAACCATATTAACGACGAATGAAAAAATTGAAGAGCAGATTCCTCCTGCGCTTCCTTCTGTTACCGCTGACAAAGAATTGCTTCAACGTGTCATTTCCAGTTTACTCGTGAACGCTTGGAAACACGCAAAACCTTTATTACGCGAAATAAAAGTCTCTGCGATACTCGACTTAAAAGGAGGAGTGCAGGTAACTATTTCCGATAATGGCGAAGGACTTCCGGTGGATGAAAAAGAAAATGTTTTTGAAAAGCAGGAACATATTGGCGGCGCGAGACTTCGGCACGAAACCGGCGGCGAACTTTCGTTTTGTAAAAAATTAGTTGAACTTCACGGCGGAAGAATGTGCGTAGATTCTTCTTACGGAAAAGGCGCGGCAATTACGTTTTTCCTTCCCTTAAAATAA